The sequence ttattacagcaGTGATTTCAAATCGTTAGATGCTTCAATGTTTTTTATCTCATTTGTGATTATTAAGATCTATCaacataaaatttgaaaacaaatcttttttttgttttaagtcaTAAATTATCCATCACAGCAGTGATTTCAAATCGTTAGATgcttcaatgtttttttatctcATCTGTGATTTTTAAGATCTAtcaacataaaatttaaaaacaaatcttttttttgttttaagtcaTAAATTATTCATCACAGCAGTGATTTCAAATCGTTAGATgcttcaatgtttttttatctcATCTGTGATTTTTAAGATCTATCaacataaaatttgaaaacaaatcttttttttgttttaagtcaTAAATTATCCATCACAGCAGTGATTTCAAATCGTTAGATgcttcaatgtttttttatctcATCTGTGATTTTTAAGATCTAtcaacataaaatttaaaaacaaatcttttttttgttttaagtaataaattatttattacagcagtgattttaaaacGTTTGAtgctttaatgttttttttatctcttctgtgatttttaagatttaacaacataaaatttaaaaaaaatttttttttttgttttaagtaataaattatttatcacagcagtgattttaaaacGTTAGAtgcttcaatgttttttttatcttttctgtgatttttaagatttaacaacataaaattaaaaaaaaaattttttttttgttttaagtaacaaattatttatcatAGCAGTATATTCAAAACGTTAGatgctttattgtttttttatctcATCTGTGATTTTTAAGATCTAtcaacataaaattttaaaaaacatttttttttgttttaagttataaattatttatcatagCAGTgatttcaaatcaattttttttgttttaagtaataaatcacAGCAGTGATTTCAAAACGTTAGATgcttcaatgtttttttatctcATCTGTGATTTTTAAGATCTAATAACATgaaatttgaaaacaattttttttttgttttaagtaataaattatttatcacagcagtgaCTTTAAAACGTTAGATgcttcaatgtttttttatctcATCTGTGATTTTTAAGATCTATCaacataaaatttgaaaacaaatctttttttttgttttaagtaataaattatttatcatagCAGTGATTTCAGAACGTTAGAtgcttcaatgttttttttatctcatctgtgatttttaaaatctatcaacataaaattaaaaaaaaaatctttttttgttttaagtaataaattatttatcatagCAGTGATTTCAAAACGTTAGATgcttcaatgtttttttatctcATCTGTGATTTTTAAGATCTATCaacataaaatttgaaaacattttttttttgttttaagtaataaattatttattatagcagtgatttttgatttttttttcttactggCCTGATCATTAATTCTAAACGGCGGTTAACACGAaacgaataataaaatatttgttggttttggtcctaaaagaaataaatattctaatttgtgatttttaagttttacacCGAGATTTAtgctaataaattattaatcatagcagtgattttaaagatCATCTGcctctaataaaaatttttattttacccacAATTTCAGCATAGTAAAATGACGAAATGATAATTCATCTCAGCAGTGATTTAAGTTATTAGttatcacaacagtgattttttaataaaatatttaataatttcagcaatgattttttaagggtTAAGAAGCGCCTAATCAcaggaatatttatttatctcagAAGAGAATTTACCtgcaaaaaaagtaattttcctTATACGCTTAGAAAacgataaattataaattttatcagtGATTTTCGACTTTGAatacatagtttttttaagcATTGTGTGgtaatagaatatttattaatctCAACGGTTATCCATAcagagttatttaaaaaatacagttttttccCTATTCAtttatcacaacagtgatttCAAATTGTTAGATGCTTCAATGTGTTTTTATCTCATCTGTGATTTTTAAGATCTAtcaacataaaatttaaaaaaacaagatttttctttaaaaaaaaaagcctattttcctTGTCAACCTTTTCCTTGATTTTATATCAACAAATGTCAGCAGAGATTTTAACAGTGATTTTTGACTttaaacaaatagttttttaacagcattttgtaataataagaTATTTGTTTACCTCAGGAGATATTTTAGctctaaataatatatttttcttatgagcCTAGaagaagataaaatattaatctttaCAGTGATTTTCGACTAGGAGCCTTTGTGTAAATCTtaatagagatttttttaatattaattatattatctgTATTATGATTGGTTAAATTATTCATCACTGCAGTGATTTTAATTGGAGAAAATGTCTGGTTTTCTTGTCAcctaataaaaatgacaaaatattcATCTCATCGGTGATTTTCGCcgagaatattttaaataaatattttcgtaTCAGCATTgcttaataacaaaatatacgTTAATTTTAGCAGTGATGTTTCAACGTTAAGAAAACAGAAAACATGcagtaataaattattcatcACTGCAGTGATAttcaactttaaataaataattttttcacggCAAtgtgtcataataaaatatcaaaaaaatgccaataatatttatttatcgcAGCCGAGATTTAGGCTGTAAATCAGTGATTTTCCAGGGTTGTCCACTGAAAGTggttaaaacaaaaacacagtTTTTCTCATTATCAACTATTTAATTATCACTGCAATGATTTTCTGAAAGCCTTTCTTGTAAAAAGCCTGTTTTCCTTGTCACTGTGGCAAACTATTAATCTTAACAGTGATTTTTGGCTCGAACCCTTTAAGCAAGTCAttctttttttaacagttttttttcacaattttataaagtaaatagAGTATTATCTTGTGATACGTTTATATCAAAATTGACTCGTCTTGTATatggcaaaaatatttcaaggtGAGATCGATAATTAAGCCGTAATAGTCAAGAGAGCGTCCAGTAgcaactaaaaagaaaaaaacaattaattgaGGAAACAATAAAGAAACTCATAGGGAAGCTTAACAGAATTTAGGAACGCTTGAATAAATGTggaaataattcttttaaagcaGCATTTTCGATAATTttgttcaattaaatattttttttttaattatttacaggTAGTAagaaattccaggcaattgaatgaTCAATTCCTATATCCTCGATATTAAaggacgtttttttttaaaattatttgataaatgccaatattacctttttttttaaatttattagtccAGTTATCGTCGATTtacctaaattattttaacattaattgaGGGGCTTCCTGAACagattttttaatgcatttcttTATGCATATTTCTTGCATTTAATGCatatgtcatttttttttatcagatttaaTTTTGGATCCGAAAACTCGCTCATCCTGTAGAGTTTATAAATGTTCCTCAGCAAGTGATCCTAAATTATGTACAAACACCAAAAGCGTTGCTTTACGAGAATTATTTGCACATTTATTAGGGTATTTCCTTGCCGCTGTTAAGTTTCTTCatgcgtttctttaatttctttattgttttttcactttattttctttttctctaaGAAGATTTTTTCTAAAGTAAATATACTACAACTGTTCCAGGCAACTGGTCCTCGGATAGTTAAACATTTAATCTCAATAATGATTTTTAAGGTTGTCCACTGAGAGTTGATAAAGATAATAGTGGAAATGACAAACTATTTAATTACCTCTGCGGTAATTTTTCTTGTCAACTTAAAGGTGGCAAAGCATTAATcataattaacaaatatttttaaaaaaaagtcagtCAATACTTCTACAAAAGACATATTAAACAGACATTCACAGAATATACAgggaatataaatttttatttttattaaatgaaataagcAAAGAACGAAGGTTTTCATtagcattaaataaattaataaaatagattaCGAAATCTCGAGCGAAATCATGATCTAATTCGCCGATAACTGAtacgaatttttaattaaaatattcaattttaattcaaatccgACCAGTTTTGACTTAAGTAATATGGATTAGTTCTGGGTATAAAAGCCGACGAAGGCACCCGAAGGACCATCAGTTGATTACCCCCGATCAACATGAAAACATTTGTAAGTAAACCAAAACTAACATAAGATTGTTCAATTATTAACGTCAAAATCTATTAACTATTGCTCAAAACTTAAAATCGGAAACCCGTTTGAGATATAAGGCACTTTACATAAATTCTATGTATTAAGggtttttcaatataaaaaaattattcagatggtttaaattgctttaattgAACCTCTTTTAAAGTATGCGTTATTAATATGGGGTGGTGTATAGTCTTTAGTGTTTGACCAATAAACCCACAACCAcgttatttactatttttttgtttcagttgAAATGTCTCATTTACCTGGAattccaggatttttttttcgaatatcaGGACGTGGGTTCAATTGTCTAAAATTCTTGACTCttgatgttattttatttgtaattccaggcagttgtgatTCTCGAAAttggtttcaactgcctggaattcttaattccatattttgttttgatttattctttaattccaggcatttaagtcGGGCAAACTGTTTTAATTGCTTggaattccattttttttttaattccaggcatttgaggttatTTTAGGACAAAGGTTCAATTGTCTAAAATTCTTGACTCttgatgttattttatttgtaattccaggcagttgtgatTCTCGAAAttggtttcaactgcctggaattcttaaatccatattttgttttgatttattcttTAATTCCAGGTATTTAAGTCGGGCAAACTGTTTTAATTGCTTggaattccattttttttttaattccaggcatttgaggttatTTCAGGATAAGGGTTAAATTGTCTAAAATTCTTGATTCAtgatgttattttatttgtaattctcaAAATTggttccaactgcctggaattcttaattcctgattttgttttaatttattctttaattctaggcatttgagTCGGGCAAACtgttttaattgcctggaattctattttttttttaattccaggcatttgaggttatTTTAGGACAAAGGTTCAATTGTCTAAAATTCTTGACTCttgatgttattttatttgtaattccaggcagttgtgatTCTCGAAAttggtttcaactgcctggaatttttaatttctgattttgttttgatttattcttTCATTCCAGACATTTGAGTCGGGCAAACtattttaattgcctgaaattcaatttttttttaattccaggcagttgtaatTCTCGAAATTggttccaactgcctggaattcttaaTTCCtgattttgttttgatttttttttaattccaggcatttgaggttatTTTAGGACAAAGATTCAATTGTCTAAAATTCTTGATTCAtgatgttattttatttgtaattctaggcagttgtgATTCTCTAAATTagttccaactgcctggaatttttaattcctgattttgttttaatttattctttaattccaggcatttgagtcgGGCAAACtgttttaattgcctggaattccatttttttttaattccaggcatttgaggttatTTCTGGACAAGGGTTCCAttgtttaaaattcttaatctatgatgttattttatttgtaattccaggcagttgtgatTCTCGAAATTggtttcaactgcttggaattctTGATtcatgattttgttttatttatttctttgatTCCAGGCAACTAAGCCAACCTTCAATTGCCCGGAATtctaagattttctttttaattccaggcatttgaggttatTATAGGACAAGGGTTCAATCGTCTAAAATTCTTGATTCATCATGTTAtgttatttgtaattccagacAGTTGTAATTCTCGAAATTGGtttcaactgtctgaaattCTTAATTCctgattttgttttgttttattctttcattccaggcatttgagtcgggtaaactattttaattgcctggaattccattttttttagttctaggCATTTGAGGTTATTTCAGGACAAGGGTTCAATTGTCTAAAGTTCTTGATTTaggatgttattttatttgtaattccaggcagttgtaatTCTCGGACTTAGTCCCAGCTGCCTGAAATTTTTGATccatgattttgttttatttattctttgaCTTTAGGTAGTTGAGTCAGCCGAATTGTCTAAATTGTCTGGaattccagattttttttttttaattaggtgtATTTGAGGTTTTTCCAGGGTAAAGGTtcaattgttaaaaattctatatccatgatgttattttatttgtaatttcaggcagttaaggcaATTTTCGAACGTggtctcaattgcctggaattcttgatccatgattttattttattttattttattctttaattccaggcatttgagtcgGGCAAACtgtttaattgcctggaattccatttttttttaattccaggcatttgagattATTTCAGGACAAGGGTTCAATtgtctaaaatttttgattcaggatgttattttatttgtaattccaggcagttgtgatTTTCGAAAttggtttcaactgcctggaattcttaattccatattttgttttgatgtattctttaattccaggcatttgaatcgGGTAAACTGTTTAATTGCCTagaattccattttttttttcaattccaggcatttgaggttatTTCAGGACAAGGGTTCAATTgtctaaaattcttgatttatgatgttattttatttgtaattccaggcagttgtaatTTTCGGACTTGGTCCCCCAGctgcctggaattcttgatacatgattttgttttaattcattCTTTGATTCTAGGTAGTTGAGTCAGCCGAACTGTCTCGATTGCCTGAAAttccaaaattctttttttattcgaGGCATTTGAAGTTATTCCAGGACACCGGTTCCATTGTTTAAAATTCTTGATTCaggatgttattttatttgtaattacaGGCAGTTGTAATTCTCGAAAttggtttcaactgcctggaattcttaaTTCCtgattttgttttgatttattcttTAATTCCAAGCATTTGAGTCGGGCAAACtgttttaattgcctggaaatctatttttttttaattccaggcatttgagattATTTCAGGACAAGGGTTCAATtgtctaaaatttttgattcaggatgttattttatttgtaattccaggcagttgtgatTCTCGAAATTggtttcaactgcttggaattctTGATtcatgattttgttttatttatttctttgatTCCAGGCAACTAAGCCAACCTTCAATTGCCCGGAATtctaagattttctttttaattccaggcatttgaggttatTATAGGACAAGGGTTCAATCGTCTAAAATTCTTGATTCAtgatgttattttatttgtaatgaCAGGCAGTTGTAATTCTTAAAATTGGTTCCAACTGTCTGGAATTATTGatctataattttgttttaattatattctttgATTCCAGGTAACTGAGCCGGCCAAACTGTCTCTATTGCctgatatttcaatttttttttttaattccatacGTTTGAGGTTATTCCAAGACGAGGAATCAATTGTCTAAAATTCTTGATCCATggtgttattttatttgtaattccaagCAGTTGTAATTTTCGGACTTGGCCCCAGctgcctggaattcttgattcttgattttgttttgatttattcttTAATTCCAGGTATTTAAGTCAGGCAAACtgttttaattgcctggaatttctttttaattcaagCGTTTGAGGTTATTCCAGGACAAGGGTTCAATTgacaaaaaatctttatctatgatgttattttatttgtaattccaggccgTAATATAATTATCCGACTTGTCCAACTGCCTAAAATTCttgataaatgattttgttttattttattctttgataacaggcagttgagccaacCGAATTatcttaattgcctggaattccaggttttcttttatttccagACATGTCAGGTTATTCTAAGAGGGTTCAATTAcctaaaattctattttcatgattttttttatttgtaattccagacagttaagGTAATTTCTGTACATGGTCTCAGCTGCCTAGAATTCTTAAAATCAAATCaaagaataaaacaaaatcctGGAAAGATTCTGTCTCGATTGCCTAAAATTCCaagattctttttttattcGAGGCATTGTTATTCTAGGACATAGGTTCCATTGTTTCAAATTCTCGATCTATGATGTAATTTGATGATTGTAATTTTCGGACTTGGTCCAGCTGCCTAGGATTCTTAATCCATAaggttgttttatttaattctttcatTTCAGACAACTGAGCCTAGAATTccgggatttttttttaattccaggcatttttggTTATTCCAGGTCTAGAATTCAATTCCATAAAATTTGTAATCCATGTAATTTCAGGTAGTAATGTAATCCTCGGACTTGATCcgtgattttgttttatttaattctttaattccaggcatttgcgCCAGCCGAACtgtctcaattgcctgaaattccagaattgttttttaataccaGGCATTTGCGATTATTCCAGGCCTAAAATCCAATTGTCTATATCCATGATTATTTTTACTTGTTATTCCAAGCTAATTCCCGGACGTGatcccaattgcctggaattcttgatctatgatgttattttatttgtaattccaagCAGTTTTAATTCTCGTACGTGGTAACTGTTTGGAGTTCTTGatccataattttattttattattttttgattccAGACAACTGAATCAACCGAActgtctcaattgcctggaattcgaggatttttttttaatttcaggtatTTCAGGTTAATCATCATTACTTGTTTACGTCATTACTTGTAAATTGGATTTGTGTTTCTcttgtattattattactagTTTTAGAAATCAGTAAACTTtactaagaatttatttatttatttatttatagataaATGCAACACAGGCACACATACAGATAATATTTAGATGCTCTGtgatatatattgtatttttatgaaataaaaatgtaaagtaTGGGAATTTTTTGCAGGTACTACTTCTGGTCGTTTCGGTGGCCTTGGCAGCCGATCCCAAGGCGAAGaaccaaaaaaacaataaacgtCAGGTAGAGTTTGGATATGGGTCTGGATTAGTGAACTCTTACTCCTTTGGTACGGCAGTTAATGGACCAGCAGCAGCCATCACCTCCTATGGAGTAGTGGGAGCTCCAAATGCCATCGGATACTCTGCTGGTCATTCCTATGGATTGGCCGTTGGTTCTACCATTGGATCCGGTCTTGGTTACTCTGCTGGTGGACTTTTATCCACTGGTCCAGCTGTAATATCTTCTTCTCCCGCTATTGTTCATCACGCTGCTCCTTCTGTAGTTGCTATTCAGCAACAACCAACTCATCAAATCGTTCAAACCCAGACTGTCCAAGTGCCAGTTCCAGTAGCTCATCCTGTAGAGAAACAAGTGGCTGTCCCTTACGCTGTTGACCGTCCAGTGCCAGTGGCTGTAGAGAAGCAAGTACCCGTGCCAGTGGACAGACCAGTACCTTACCCAGTAGAACGAACTATTCCAATAAGTTTTGAGAAACAAGTGAAGGTACCTGTCCCAGTTGACCGTCCCTACCCGGTCCATCTTGAAAAGCAAGTTCCTGTACCAGTAGACCGTCCAGTGCCGGTACACGTACCAGTAGCGCAACCCTACCCAGTCCACATCGAAAAGAATGTCCCTTATCCAGTTGAGAAGCCTGTGGTAGTCACCGTGGAACATCAGGTACCAGTAGCAGTGCCATACAAAGTAGAAGTTCCCGTGGACAACCCATACCCCGTCCACATCGAAAAACAAGTGCCATACCCAGTGTACATCAACAAACCCTACGCTGTCCCAGTTGAAAAACAAGTGGCTGTCCCATATAAAGTACCAGTGGCAGTCCATGTAGACCGTCCGTTCCCTGTAACAGTTAAAAAGAACGTTCCAGTAGTAGTAGAAAAGCCAGTACCATACGCTGTAGAAAAAAACGTTCCTTACCCAGTACACGTGGACCGTCCAGTACCAGTAACTGTCGAAAAACATGTGCCAGTAGCTATAGACCGTCCCTATCCAGTCGCAGTTGAAAAACAAGTGCAAGTACCGTACCCAGTTGAAAAAGTTGTTACTGTAGAGCGTCAAGTTCCAGTACCAGCTGTTGTGTCAACTTATGGTGCCCACCATGGACTCTTATCTGACTCTCACGACTTTGCTGGTCAACTGGCTTCAACTTCTTCCCTGGTTTCTGGATCTAATTTAATCGGGAGTGGTGGTTTGGGGGTTTCCGTGGAAACTCAACCGGCTGTACTGTTGAAATCTTATGAATTGAACGGTGGAGCTTTCGGTTTGGATGCCTTCAGATTTGCGAGGGAGTCCAAGAAGGAGGaacagaagaagaagaagaattagGTTAGGttgttgtatttattatagtattaCCTTATGTGGAATAATAAAGGACGTTAGtggtatttgtattttttgtttatgttttttaggaAGTGTATGAGAGGTTgaaaaacaattgatttttttttaataagacaaaatgattattatttgaaaactaagtaagatataattttgaaaatttgttgccGAGTTGTCTGAATAAATCTACTGGAAACATGTTTTAGGATTTCTTGATAAATGTAGAggttattgagaaaaaaatatcagaaGAAACCttatttttcttggaaaatttacaaaatgagCAAACTCGAAAACTACGCAAAATACAATTTCGAAAATTTGCAACCTAATTTCCTAAATAAATCTATTGGGCGCTTTTTTTAGGGTTATTCGATAAAGGTACATGatgtcccaaattcgagcctcaccattgggatctcgtaaactagaagagatacgaggtcggttaagaaaaaaatgtcgaAACCATTTTGTAAAGTAGAGAAAGTAACAATGagaatgagtaatttattttggtaaatctattcaaatagagtcgtaaaaaaaataaaataatttggaatttttgagattttaaaagggcgttttaatgagcaccaaattgtgcaactttgcctcaatttaaccgacctcgtatCTCTTTTAGTTTACGAGATCTCAATGGTGagcctcgaatttgggacactcTGTACATGGcactaagaaaaaatatttttaaaaaagaatttctttttttggaaaatttattaaatgttcataactcaaagaAACACATAAAACAGAATTATAAAAATTCGTAGAAATAttctttgaataaatatattagaCACATCTcaaagttttttgattaatgtacagtcagttgaaaaaaaatattaattaatttttgaaaatattacaaaatgtatataattgtataactataactcaaaaactacttgaaaTACAATTTTGATAATGTGAAGGCAAATTCCCTTTATAAATCAACATGAAAAtaattcttacaaaaaaaaatgtgtacaaaaaatgtgttttttttaactcataAACTGTCTAAGGGAAATCTATTATACACGTGTTTAAGGGTTTTCTGATTAATGTACaacgagttaaaaaaaaaattagatttgttttttggattttattagacacgtaattcaaaattttttgataaatgtacagtgagttgaaaaaaaataattttttttcaaccaaaaatgtttttttttttttgaaaattcacaaaattcctATACTTCAAAGACCgcttaaaatacaattttacaaatttgtaggcaaatttttcgaataaatgaattaaacaCGTATACttggattttttgataaatgtaCAGTGTGTTTagaaaaaattagcaaaaaaaattacaaaaaaaaatatttttttttagaaatttataacaaaatgtcTGTAACTCAACTACCACTTAAAATAcaagtaataatattatataatacaataataaataatacaagtAAATTAAGTTCGTAGTAGTCGTTCGTACAAGCAGTTAACACGTATGATAGGCGATACATAGTTTTTCGCGTGTTGCAAAGGGTTAAAGTAcagtttttgattaataatttatatcaaaagaagtcttttaaaattttgcatcttTCAAGCTAAGtattgacttattttaaaatcacgGTTGCCATAgtaaaattcagtttttatttctccaatttgtgtaataagtataacataaatatagtgCACGtacacacagaaaaatcccgatggattttttcacattttgttgtgtaaaaaaaaatgtttaattttaatacacaattgttagataatatctcacagtcctgtataaaaattctcaggcattttgtatatgttttaatgtgtatattttatacaattattgcatattaaattaatacaccataagtggatattaattattaagataatgtgtataaatattccacattttttttttttaattcaatgcagtttggtaaaaaatctaataaccaagtatatttttactacaatttttaattatttttttattctggcttgtgttgattttatttacaattgtgtagaataaaa comes from Anthonomus grandis grandis chromosome 4, icAntGran1.3, whole genome shotgun sequence and encodes:
- the LOC126735087 gene encoding sine oculis-binding protein homolog, giving the protein MKTFVLLLVVSVALAADPKAKNQKNNKRQVEFGYGSGLVNSYSFGTAVNGPAAAITSYGVVGAPNAIGYSAGHSYGLAVGSTIGSGLGYSAGGLLSTGPAVISSSPAIVHHAAPSVVAIQQQPTHQIVQTQTVQVPVPVAHPVEKQVAVPYAVDRPVPVAVEKQVPVPVDRPVPYPVERTIPISFEKQVKVPVPVDRPYPVHLEKQVPVPVDRPVPVHVPVAQPYPVHIEKNVPYPVEKPVVVTVEHQVPVAVPYKVEVPVDNPYPVHIEKQVPYPVYINKPYAVPVEKQVAVPYKVPVAVHVDRPFPVTVKKNVPVVVEKPVPYAVEKNVPYPVHVDRPVPVTVEKHVPVAIDRPYPVAVEKQVQVPYPVEKVVTVERQVPVPAVVSTYGAHHGLLSDSHDFAGQLASTSSLVSGSNLIGSGGLGVSVETQPAVLLKSYELNGGAFGLDAFRFARESKKEEQKKKKN